From the genome of Uranotaenia lowii strain MFRU-FL unplaced genomic scaffold, ASM2978415v1 HiC_scaffold_1182, whole genome shotgun sequence:
attgttttgtttctttCTGCAGCCCTTTCGTGGAACGGAAAGTTGTTTGCCGGATTTGCGACGGAACATCGGGCGCTATggaatcaattttttgtaaagaaTCGAACCAGAAGCTgctggataaaattttcaaatgtactcAGGTTAAGGTAAATATCTAGAATAAATTAACCATGGGAGATTTCTGGAGCTGGTAAATGTACATTATGTTTTGTAGGTTGAACCGATTTGCGGCATTATTTCTCCGGtgtgtgaattttgtcattttcggatTGAGAAATTTGACGATTCATTCAAACCGAGCTGTAAAGAATACGTTGTGGAGAAATTTGTTAAGCACCAGGATCCCGAAGATGATCCATTCAATAGCTTAGATCCACTTACAAATGGACACGAAAATACCGGTCGATGATATTAAACCGGAGTTGAGTAGGTCTGTGGAATTGGCTTTGGTGAATGATGAATATTATTAAGGCAGAAAGTATTGAACAAAAGCCTGTTGAAGATTtagcatgtttttcaaaataatcaagaaaacgaGGATTATTCAGACCAAGAACCTGAAAATGATTCACCAGTTTTAGAGTTCGGAGTTAAAGATGAACAGGATTCGGTTGAATCAGAAATAGGAAATCGAACTCCAGAAGTCTTGAATTCCGAGAAAGTTATCTCAAAAGACCACCCGGCTAGACCGATTTTCTCGGGATCAAAAATTCCGACCGAATGTGCGATTTGCGGGAAAACGGGTAGCCTATTTGAAGGAACACATGAGAATGCACTTGAAGGACAAGCGATACGCTTGTCCACACTGCGATCGATCTTTCTCGCAAAGCACCAACCTAATATACCACATTCGCACCCACACGGGCGAAAAACCATTCCAATGTGGCCAGTGCGAGAAAAGATTCATCTGCAAATCGCACTTGCTGTCGCATGaggtaaattaaaaataaattattttttttttttaaatgaggaattgatataaaatatttaattttagcGCTCTCATCTTAACGAGCTGCCGTTCGTCTGTGAGTTTTGTTCCAAACGATTTAACCAAGCCTGTAACTTGACCAAACATCTGCGGGTACATAGTGGTGAAAAACCGTACAAGTGTGGCATCTGCGGGAAAGCTTTTATGAATCTGTCTAATATGAAGGTCCATGAGCAACGGCATCGTGGAGAGCGGAATTTCACGTGTGAAATTTGCTCCAAATCATTTACAGTCAATCAACATCTCGCGAGGCATATGCAAGTCCATAGGAAGGATGATGGCCAGTACAAATGTGAAAAGTGTAACAAAATCTGTAGCACCGGAGCAGGACTCCGGGCACATTACAGTTTGCACGAACGAACGACGGAATATGCTTGCCGTATTTGCAAAAATGAGTTTCGAAACTAGTGAGCAATTTGAAGAGCATAATAATGATAAAACTGCCAGTTGCCAGTTGCTCAAGCCTTACAAATGTGTCGCCTGTCCAAAGCGTTTTCGAGACCCCAGACTGCTAGAGCAGCACAAGCAACGAGTACACACGTAGTAGCGAAACCTCGGGAGAAGGCTCGGAAAATTGAAATGGATCCTGAGACGGCTATCAAACAGTTGGAAGGTCCCCTGGAAAAGCCCTACAACTGTAATGTATGTGGTAAAGAGTTCAGAACGAAGTATAATCTGCAAACACATCTGAGGATCCACATGGGAGAAACGGCGAAACTATTTCAGTGCGAAAAGTGTCCAAGATCGTTCAACCAGTTAACCCATCTGAAAACTCATGAACGGACCCACACTGGACAGAAACCGTTTGGTTGCACCGAATGTTCGGAAAAGTTTAGTCGAAGCTATCTCTTACGGAATCACCAATCGATGGTTCATGGGAAGGTTGCCAGTTTCGATAGCCACGAGCAAGTTGAAGAGGATGAGTTCACTGAAGTCGAGGTGGAAGATGATAATGGTGCGATAAAAGCTGACCAGAAACCGATGTCCCAAGAAACGCTTGTTTTTGACGGCAGTGGACAAATCATTGTTAAGGTTGAGATTCGAGAAACGTAGTATTGTAGTCGTAATTTAATTAGGTAGGCTGAAAATATTAAATCGTGTCAAATTATTCAACCGCGAAGaaactattgtttttttctaaaacgtATGAACAATCCGACCGATCTGAACCCACCTAAACTCATCTAATaccaatgaaaaaagtgaagaaGAAATATCGAGTCATGAAGTGACTCTTAGAATtactttcatcatttttgtcatttttgtcatttttgtcatttttgtcatttttgtcatttttgtcatttttgtcatttttgtcatttttgtcatttttgtcatttttgtcatttttgtcatttttatcatttttgtcatttttgtcatttttgtcatttttgtcatttttgtcatttttgtcatttttgtcatttttgtcatttttgtcatttttgtcatttttgtcatgtttgtcatgtttgtcatttttgtcatttttgtcatttttgtcatttttgtcatttttgtcatttttatcatttttgtcatttttgtcatttttgtcatttttgtcatttttgtaatttttgtcatttttgtcatttttgtcatttttgtcattttgtcatttttgtcatttttgtcatttttgtcatttttgtcatctttgtcatttttatcatttttgtcatttttgtcatttttgtcatttttgtcatttttgtcatttttgtcatttttgtcattttgtcatttttgtcatttttgtcatttttgtcatttttgtcatttctgtcatttttgtcatttttgtcatttctgtcatttttgtcatttttgtcatttttgtcatttttgtcatttttttgtcattttttgtcatttttgtcatttttgtcattattgtcatttttgtcatttttgtcatttttgtcatttttgtcatttttacgaAAACAGtcagttttgaatttgttttattagttttgtcattttagttataGCTGTCActtgtgtcgtttttgtaacCTTTGGcagcttttaatatttttatcgtttttgtcattctttcagttttgaatttcaattgtttgatttcagatttcagacagggatgaataacacgatagtgttaaaatcccagacaaataaataaaacaaatcagatttcagattcacccAAGTTGATAAAGTTCACATCTTTCGCTTTTTGGAACTTTAAAAATACTCTTTAGTTTTATTTATGGAGCGTGTACCAGTACCACGCTGGTTaaaatttaatcgaatttaAAACATCTCATATGTTCGTGCAGAATTTTgtgtttgatttcaaaacatgAACTAATCGCGTCCAGTTCACAACATCTTATTTtcatattaatttaaattaaagttttttttttaatattatacgATAAAGCAAAATCTCTAGAACAATTCTTATTGGAACAGagaatgaatttcaaatcgaTTCCAGAATGGTAAGTGCTTGAATAATCATAGGATTAGATAGgaaataaattcattaaattgttttgtttctttCTGCAGCCCTTTCGTGGAACGGAAAGTTGTTTGCCGGATTTGCGACGGAACATCGGGCGCTATggaatcaattttttgtaaagaaTCGAACCAGAAGCTgctggataaaattttcaaatgtactcAGGTTAAGGTAAATATCTAGAATAAATTAACCATGGGAGATTTCTGGAGCTGGTAAATGTACATTATGTTTTGTAGGTTGAACCGATTTGCGGCATTATTTCTCCGGtgtgtgaattttgtcattttcggatTGAGAAATTTGACGATTCATTCAAACCGAGCTGTAAAGAATACGTTGTGGAGAAATTTGTTAAGCACCAGGATCCCGAAGATGATCCATTCAATAGCTTAGATCCACTTACAAATGGACACGAAATACCGGTCGATGATATTAAACCGGAGTTGAGTAGGTCTGTGGAATTGGCTTTGGTGAATGATGATATTATTAAGGCAGAAAGTATTGAACAAAAGCCTGTTGAAGATTtagcagtttttcaaaataatcaagaaaacgaGGATTATTCAGACCAAGAACCTGAAAATGATTCACCAGTTTTAGAGTTCGGAGTTAAAGATGAACAGGATTCGGTTGAATCAGAAATAGGAAATCGAACTCCAGAAGTCTTGAATTCCGAGAAAGTTATCTCAAAAGACCACCCGGCTAGACCGATTTTCTCGGGATCAAAAATTCCGACCGAATGTGCGATTTGCGGAAAACGGGTAGCCTATTTGAAGGAACACATGAGAATGCACTTGAAGGACAAGCGATACGCTTGTCCACACTGCGATCGATCTTTCTCGCAAAGCACCAACCTAATATACCACATTCGCACCCACACGGGCGAAAAACCATTCCAATGTGGCCAGTGCGAGAAAAGATTCATCTGCAAATCGCACTTGCTGTCGCATGaggtaaattaaaaataaattatttttttttttaaatgaggaattgatataaaatatttaattttagcGCTCTCATCTTAACGAGCTGCCGTTCGTCTGTGAGTTTTGTTCCAAACGATTTAACCAAGCCTGTAACTTGACCAAACATCTGCGGGTACATAGCGGTGAAAAACCGTACAAGTGTGGCATCTGCGGGAAAGCTTTTATGAATCTGTCTAATATGAAGGTCCATGAGCAACGGCATCGTGGAGAGCGGAATTTCACGTGTGAAATTTGCTCCAAATCATTTACAGTCAATCAACATCTCGCGAGGCATATGCAAGTCCATAGGAAGGATGATGGCCAGTACAAATGTGAAAAGTGTAACAAAATCTGTAGCACCGGAGCAGGACTCCGGGCACATTACAGTTTGCACGAACGAACGACGGAATATGCTTGCCGTATTTGCAAAATGAGTTTCGAAACTAGTGAGCAATTTGAAGAGCATAATAATGATAAAACTGCCAGTTGCCAGTTGCTCAAGCCTTACAAATGTGTCGCCTGTCCAAAGCGTTTTCGAGACCCCAGACTGCTAGAGCAGCACAAGCAACGAGTACACGTAGTAGCGAAACCTCGGGAGAAGGCTCGGAAAATTGAAATGGATCCTGAGACGGCTATCAAACAGTTGGAAGGTCCCCTGGAAAAGCCCTACAACTGTAATGTATGTGGTAAAGAGTTCAGAACGAAGTATAATCTGCAAACACATCTGAGGATCCACATGGGAGAAACGGCGAAACTATTTCAGTGCGAAAAGTGTCCAAGATCGTTCAACCAGTTAACCCATCTGAAAACTCATGAACGGACCCACACTGGACAGAAACCGTTTGGTTGCACCGAATGTTCGGAAAAGTTTAGTCGAAGCTATCTCTTACGGAATCACCAATCGATGGTTCATGGGAAGGTTGCCAGTTTCGATAGCCACGAGCAAGTTGAAGAGGATGAGTTCACTGAAGTCGAGGTGGAAGATGATAATGGTGCGATAAAAGCTGACCAGAAACCGATGTCCCAAGAAACGCTTGTTTTTGACGGCAGTGGACAAATCATTGTTAAGGTTGAGATTCGAGAAACGTAGTATTGTAGTCGTAATTTAATTAGGTAGGCTGAAAATATTAAATCGTGTCAAATTATTCAACCGCGAAGaaactattgtttttttctaaaacgtATGAACAATCCGACCGATCTGAACCCACCTAAACTCATCTAATACCAATGAAGAAAGTGAAGAAGAAATATCGAGTCATGAAGTGACTCTTAGAATTACTTGGGGCTTCATCAAGTTTCGAATCCGTAAAACGTAACGTTTTAGGtactttattgaaaaatataatgaattcGTCGGAAACTGAAACATTTGAAAGAGCGAGAGTTAAACTGCAGAAGATGGGAATTACATCATCTTTTGTATTcgagattttccaaaatttcgatcTTTAATAACTTGATTCATCAATTTATTTGGAGTGTAGATTGTGCGCAAGTTTGTTGTATGCAAGTTTGTGTCcaacttcttttaatttattgaaaataattttgattttgatcgcTCATTTTTACTCGTTAAAAGTGATGTCAatcttcaaccattttctgaaaCCTGCATAGTTTTCAAAGACGCATTGAATTTTTGCCTGTGTTTCAGGGATTTTTCGTTTTACTTTGAATTGAGCCTACGCAGACGGTGCAAAATggaattttgaatcaatcaatcacatatttcatgttttaaaataGTATCAAAAGTTTAACTAGAGGTTAAAATAGTGCCTTTTTGTTAGTATATAACATTGTATAATATtcttatcataaaaaaatagagaaaattttgcCGATAAAGCATCTATCGAACAGACAAAGTCACGTTCCAAGTCAATTCTAAGTTCCAtgcttttcaatcaaaacattCACATTTTTTAATACTGCGGGCAACTGTTGCCGAAAGTCACTCAAAAACCATACAATTTTGTAGGTTTTTAACGAagatgaacaatttttttctgtgcttgCCTCTCTTGTTCTACCCCCTCTTCCCTTATTCCTGCATTATTCAACGTTAAAATTCTTCTAAATCTAGGGCGTACCTTTCGAAATGTTGATGTACTCTCTTTTCGGTGGCGTGCAACCCAAGATGCGCTAAGTCCATTTAACCGTGTTCATTTGACAGTCGAAGGGAAACGTCAAATCACACCGCGAAAATGGGCAAAAAAGCAATCGGAAACAAAACAAAGCTCCCCGATAAACGCAATAACGTCCCAAATGCGGCTTGAGTTCACTGCAAAGAACCTTCCGCCGTCAGAGACGGAGACCAGCCAGACATCTTTCGCTGGCCGTTCGTTCGCGACTTTTCAGTTGCCTTTTGTCGACGAACGGGTTTGCGTGTGCGGTAGTTTATTCCGAAAGAAGAGACATTCATCCGTGTGGTGTTCCTTTCTTTTGTTCCACGGCGACGGTGTTATATATTTTTCCTGTCTGTGTCGTTTTTGTGAGGAAAACTTGTGCGGCGTACGGACCAGGCGGTGTCCGGATTGTGGTTTCAAAGGAAGAAGAACGGGTGTCTATCCGTCGATGGTCTTTTGTGTGTTTCCGGAAGTACCGTTTTTGTGTGGTTTGGATTTCTTAAGAAGAAGTTTTGGAAGCAAATCGCTTAGCTGGGAAGGTAGAAACGGTGAAAAACCTGCCGAGGTGAGGTGAATGAAAAATGGAGTAAGGTGGCACGGGAGATCAACTGCTTCCGGTGGTCTGCGGAAACCACAATCGAAAAACCCTAATCCAATATTCTCTACACCAGCTACAAAGAAAAACGATAGCACTGGCGAAGGATTTACAGTTCAAAGAAATTGATTCTTGCTTCGGTGAAGACAGAAATTCTGCAGAAGATTGCTGCTGGCTGGGGGAATAAGGCTACGAGTTTGCGTCCTGTGATGGAATGAACCTCCGGGAGTGTGTGGGCCTAGTGGAATGGTGGCGTGAAGTGgcagtgaaataataaaaaaaaagataatggaGTGTTATCAGAAAAAGCTGACGGGGGCCAAATTCTGTTCAGAggtgtttttctgaatttaatttcaaagtGTTCTTTTTCGTTTGATGAATTTCCTGCGAAGAATTAGATAATTTTGCTGAAAGGCTTTTAAATTTGATCACATTACACTTGTCCGATTCAACTGAAAACCCTGGGATAAAATTCTTGTGTTCAAAGTTCAACGATCCGCGATTTCGgtaaagcagaaaatttcaacttcagTGAATCTTTAATACTCAACCTGCTTATTAATCCTTTTgaaaagaagtgaaaaaaaaacatcagataGAGCATTTTCTTTCATTCAACCTAATAAAGCTCATCATCTTTATGTTCCTCACACAAAATACATCTATTGCGaggaaaagctaaaaaaaagaagaaccaAGATTGTCCGCAACTGGCTAAGGCAACGTTCCGAGAACTCGCACGCACACACTTCAGCCCAAAACCAGCCTCAGTTCCAGTTCCAGTTCTTCCGCGCTTATAAACATCCAAGCGGAATTCGCTGAGGAGCCTTCTTCTGGACAGAACTGGAGGCTCACCTCTTCCCAACAGAAGCAGCAGCTGGAGCAGGTTCTTCTTGTTTCGGTGTGTGTAGAAGAGCAGTagaagcagcaaaaaaaaaattataaccgtACAGAATAAAACCAGACCTAAGCTGAGTTGGGCATTCGAACGTGTTTAACAATTATTGCTGCCTTTTCTTTTGGGCTTTCATTGTGTGGACTCTACTCTGAATCCATTCCGGTGCGATCTTGGTTGAACTGCTGGTGGAAgcaagaacaacaacaacaacgacaacgacatcaaataaaataacagGTAGGACAACATGCTGCAACTGCAAATGCTTCAGAGAAGAACATCAGATAACTATGGAGATAGATATtcctgatttgaaacttttataatacactagctgacccggtgtgctttgctacacctttcagaatcaaatgatattttcagaaatcattcaaatttttattgtttttggtattattttaaatcaaattatggcgaaattaataagcaaccactataaaatgagagcttcagctggagtttcaaattgcaacacaaaccataacttatattctgaatcttgatttataaatttgttttaaagatctgataatattcatctgtttccttaagtttcgccctaaaaaaagaagggtcccaaattaatcgttcgtaaataatctaacttataaagtatggttgtttttgcttgatatgttctggacttatgctaaaaaactgataagagagcccccccctgtccttcccttcaccccctgctgaatggagattgtaatctttaataaatatttttttcgttcccaaaaatcctcttatatcaaatatagttccattggttgataagtatttaagctttacaacaaaaattgtatggagcccctttctttcttAAGAGCATAaaagcataagagtctataacaatcgtagaaacatatctcgtaacaaAGTacttttccatgccatatttgtttccatttgttggcttcgtaagcataaattgagaacatatgcaaacaaaattgtattgggctcacctctctcctcccatgtaccttctcactgaaaggaggatgatgtgtcaaataatcataaagtcataccaaaatgattcccccccccccccattctgaagcttccctcttcccttcctatattccatgccatgccaaatttggttttatttacgtagtaaatttttgagttttgtataaacttgaaagggagtaccatccccctttccgttctctcctttcaatagaggggtgataacttaatattcataaaagtatttttcgtactcaaatactttttgatgccaaattcggtttcatttgctcgattaattctcgagttatggaaaaaaaatggaaacccccccttcttcctttatatcttaccgcttaaaaggtacggcttcaatttataatagaaacatttctcgtatccaaatacactcacatgtcaaatatggttcaatttgcttgatcagctctccagttatactgaaaattgtaagggagacctcgtctcccccttttcatccacctcttcgaaagagtgagggataccaaatattcatagaagcatttctcgtacccaaatatcgttccatgccaaatttggttccatttgctgttttagttcttgagttatgcagtaaaaattgtatgaaactcccctccctctttccttcctccccgctgtaagaaggaaggggtctcaaacaatcattagaacatgtcacgttcccaaatacccgcccatgccaagtttggttccatttgcttaattactttcttagttatgttgaaaactataaaagaggcccctccccctttatatctccctactggaaagagggaggggtctcaaattatcatagaaatatttttcgtatccaaataccctcccatgccaaatttggttcaaattgctttattagtttttgaagtatataaaaaaatatgaaagaggcccctccccctttcaactggaaagagggaggggtctcaaataatcattgaaatatttttcgtatccaaataccttcacatgccaaatttggatccaatatcttgattagttctcgagttatatgaaaaactgtaaggtagcccccctccccccttcctatcacgccactgaaaggagggaggggtaccaaatattcatagaaatattcctcgttcccaaataccaccccatgccaaatatgataccatttgcttgatgggttctcgagttatgcaaaaaattgtcttttgtttgggaggcccctcccccccttcatgagagagggaggggtctcaaaccacaataggaaccttcccctgcctccaatacccccacctgccaagtttcacgcaaatcggttcagtagtttccgagtctatagggaacagacagacagacagacaga
Proteins encoded in this window:
- the LOC129759177 gene encoding zinc finger protein 665-like, giving the protein MRMHLKDKRYACPHCDRSFSQSTNLIYHIRTHTGEKPFQCGQCEKRFICKSHLLSHERSHLNELPFVCEFCSKRFNQACNLTKHLRVHSGEKPYKCGICGKAFMNLSNMKVHEQRHRGERNFTCEICSKSFTVNQHLARHMQVHRKDDGQYKCEKCNKICSTGAGLRAHYSLHERTTEYACPFSRPQTARAAQATSTHVVAKPREKARKIEMDPETAIKQLEGPLEKPYNCNVCGKEFRTKYNLQTHLRIHMGETAKLFQCEKCPRSFNQLTHLKTHERTHTGQKPFGCTECSEKFSRSYLLRNHQSMVHGKVASFDSHEQVEEDEFTEVEVEDDNGAIKADQKPMSQETLVFDGSGQIIVKVEIRETMNFKSIPECPFVERKVVCRICDGTSGAMESIFCKESNQKLLDKIFKCTQVKVEPICGIISPVCEFCHFRIEKFDDSFKPSCKEYVVEKFVKHQDPEDDPFNSLDPLTNGHEIPVDDIKPELSRSVELALVNDDIIKAESIEQKPVEDLAVFQNNQENEDYSDQEPENDSPVLEFGVKDEQDSVESEIGNRTPEVLNSEKVISKDHPARPIFSGSKIPTECAICGKRVAYLKEHMRMHLKDKRYACPHCDRSFSQSTNLIYHIRTHTGEKPFQCGQCEKRFICKSHLLSHERSHLNELPFVCEFCSKRFNQACNLTKHLRVHSGEKPYKCGICGKAFMNLSNMKVHEQRHRGERNFTCEICSKSFTVNQHLARHMQVHRKDDGQYKCEKCNKICSTGAGLRAHYSLHERTTEYACRICKMSFETSEQFEEHNNDKTASCQLLKPYKCVACPKRFRDPRLLEQHKQRVHVVAKPREKARKIEMDPETAIKQLEGPLEKPYNCNVCGKEFRTKYNLQTHLRIHMGETAKLFQCEKCPRSFNQLTHLKTHERTHTGQKPFGCTECSEKFSRSYLLRNHQSMVHGKVASFDSHEQVEEDEFTEVEVEDDNGAIKADQKPMSQETLVFDGSGQIIVKVEIRET
- the LOC129759178 gene encoding uncharacterized protein LOC129759178, which gives rise to MNFKSIPECPFVERKVVCRICDGTSGAMESIFCKESNQKLLDKIFKCTQVKVEPICGIISPVCEFCHFRIEKFDDSFKPSCKEYVVEKFVKHQDPEDDPFNSLDPLTNGHENTGR